A single genomic interval of Salinarchaeum sp. IM2453 harbors:
- the mutS gene encoding DNA mismatch repair protein MutS yields MTQTDGIVGEYFELREEADADLLAMQMGDFYEFFADDAEIVGEELDLKTSHRSSGGESYLMAGVPVDDLTPHLTALVERGYRVAVADQHETDDGHTREISRIVSPGTLIESTDASARYLATVVEEEQYGVALADVTTGKFFISHVEDDRSELLSELYRFSPVEVLPGPEIRNDDVMISKFREELDTTINIYETAAFASGSATHAVHNHFGDGALESVNVDASSPAVRAAGAALEYINETGPGVLASFTRLQRLRDSESVALDATTQRNLELTETLRGDQSGSLLDTIDHTVTSAGRRKLREWLVRPTRNVDELNSRLNSITALSQAALARDQLTDELDACYDLARISSKATHGSAAPTDLVRIRETLSLLPSIISIITDTERLATSPVSTLFIDIDDSQINSLYDKLDSALTDDPPKSISDGGIIARGYHEELDTLLSEYESHQRWIENLDDQVKRNYGLTHVTVDRNKTDGYYIQIGKSEADEAPDHFDEIKTLKNSKRFITEELQERERSILRLEEQRSEIERELFENLKTTIANHADLLQTIGEKLARLDALSSLTTHAVQYRWARPEIEPPGEEIHIDQGRHPVVETTTEFVPNDTRLNSDNQFLIVTGPNMSGKSTYMRQTALIVLLAQIGSFVPANDARIGLVDGIYTRVGALDELAQGRSTFMVEMQELSNILHSASEDSLIILDEVGRGTATYDGISIAWSTTEYLHNQIEAKTLFATHYHELTSLADHLDRVSNVHVAAEETNGDVTFLRTIRDGPTNRSYGIHVADLAGVPDPVVSRARTVLDRLRNEKAIQAKGSPDSSTQVVFDLETGSLKGTQGSSSEDNGQLSEQFGDDAESVLTELSDLDIAQTSPVELMSIIQSWQEMLD; encoded by the coding sequence ATGACACAGACAGACGGTATTGTTGGTGAATACTTCGAACTACGCGAAGAAGCTGATGCAGATTTATTGGCCATGCAGATGGGGGATTTCTATGAGTTTTTTGCTGACGATGCCGAAATTGTTGGTGAGGAACTTGATTTAAAAACTTCTCATCGATCGTCTGGTGGTGAATCGTATCTCATGGCTGGTGTTCCTGTGGACGATCTCACACCTCATCTTACCGCACTTGTAGAGCGTGGATACCGTGTTGCTGTCGCTGATCAGCACGAAACGGATGATGGTCATACCCGTGAAATCTCTCGTATTGTTTCTCCGGGTACACTTATCGAATCAACTGATGCTTCTGCTCGCTATCTTGCAACTGTCGTTGAAGAAGAACAGTACGGCGTTGCTCTTGCAGATGTTACAACCGGGAAATTTTTCATCTCACACGTTGAGGACGATCGCTCTGAGTTACTCTCTGAACTTTACCGATTCTCTCCTGTTGAGGTTCTCCCAGGTCCAGAAATCCGCAACGATGATGTAATGATTTCTAAGTTTCGTGAAGAATTAGATACGACCATTAATATCTATGAAACTGCCGCATTCGCTTCTGGATCAGCCACACACGCTGTACATAACCACTTTGGCGACGGAGCACTAGAAAGTGTGAACGTTGATGCGTCTTCACCAGCTGTTAGGGCTGCTGGAGCTGCACTTGAATATATCAATGAAACTGGCCCTGGCGTCCTTGCGTCTTTTACACGACTACAGCGACTTCGTGACTCAGAGAGTGTTGCTCTGGACGCGACAACTCAGCGCAATCTTGAACTTACCGAGACACTCCGCGGTGACCAGTCTGGGTCACTTCTTGATACGATTGATCACACCGTCACCAGTGCCGGCCGTCGTAAACTCAGAGAGTGGCTTGTTCGCCCAACTCGCAATGTTGATGAGTTGAATAGTCGACTGAACAGCATCACCGCTCTTAGCCAAGCTGCATTAGCCCGCGATCAGTTAACTGATGAGCTAGACGCATGTTATGACCTAGCTCGGATATCGAGTAAAGCGACACACGGCAGTGCAGCTCCTACGGATCTCGTTCGAATTCGTGAGACTCTTTCACTGCTTCCTTCAATTATCTCGATTATTACTGATACTGAGAGATTAGCTACGTCACCCGTCTCTACGTTGTTTATTGATATCGATGACTCTCAGATTAACAGCCTGTATGACAAGCTTGACTCAGCACTCACTGATGATCCGCCCAAATCCATCTCTGATGGTGGCATCATTGCCCGTGGCTATCATGAAGAACTCGATACACTCTTATCTGAATACGAGTCACACCAGCGCTGGATTGAGAACCTCGACGATCAGGTCAAGCGTAACTACGGACTTACTCATGTAACCGTTGATCGAAACAAGACGGACGGATATTATATTCAAATTGGAAAATCAGAAGCCGATGAAGCTCCAGACCATTTTGATGAGATTAAAACGCTTAAAAATTCCAAACGATTTATCACCGAAGAACTACAAGAGCGTGAACGATCAATTCTTCGTCTTGAAGAACAACGATCAGAAATTGAACGAGAATTGTTTGAAAATCTTAAGACGACCATTGCAAATCACGCTGACCTTCTACAGACTATCGGAGAAAAACTAGCAAGACTTGATGCCCTCTCTAGTCTCACCACCCACGCTGTCCAATACCGGTGGGCAAGGCCTGAGATTGAACCTCCAGGCGAAGAGATTCACATCGACCAAGGGCGACATCCTGTAGTAGAAACAACGACTGAATTTGTCCCAAACGATACTCGCCTTAATTCTGATAACCAGTTTTTGATTGTTACTGGCCCCAATATGAGCGGAAAGTCTACCTACATGCGTCAGACAGCACTTATTGTTTTACTTGCACAGATTGGTAGCTTTGTTCCTGCAAATGACGCTCGTATTGGCCTTGTCGATGGTATTTATACCCGTGTTGGTGCGCTTGATGAGCTTGCACAGGGACGATCAACATTCATGGTCGAGATGCAGGAGCTATCAAATATCTTGCATTCAGCAAGCGAGGATTCACTCATTATTCTTGATGAAGTCGGACGGGGGACAGCAACATATGATGGTATTTCAATTGCATGGAGCACCACAGAATACCTCCATAATCAAATCGAAGCAAAGACTCTTTTTGCCACTCATTATCACGAGTTAACATCGCTTGCTGATCACCTTGACCGAGTTAGTAACGTCCATGTAGCGGCAGAGGAGACAAACGGCGATGTAACTTTTCTGCGAACAATCCGCGATGGTCCAACTAATCGTTCATATGGTATTCACGTCGCAGATCTAGCAGGCGTTCCTGATCCCGTTGTTAGCCGCGCTCGAACTGTTCTTGACCGCCTCCGAAATGAGAAAGCTATACAAGCAAAAGGAAGCCCCGACTCATCCACACAAGTCGTATTTGATCTTGAAACTGGCAGCTTAAAGGGCACACAGGGCTCTTCCTCAGAAGACAACGGACAACTAAGTGAACAGTTTGGTGATGATGCTGAATCTGTTCTTACGGAATTATCTGATCTTGATATTGCTCAGACGTCGCCCGTCGAACTTATGTCTATTATTCAATCATGGCAGGAAATGCTTGATTGA
- the mutL gene encoding DNA mismatch repair endonuclease MutL, producing the protein MSSPDEIHQLDQQTVAQIAAGEVVERPASVVKELIENSLDAGATQIDVEVDNGGIDRIAVRDDGHGMTQSAAKVAVKEHTTSKIKSADEIDSVDTLGFRGEALHTIGAVSRMEITTKAKGETGTRIQYTGGEINTVEPAGRPVGTTVEVSDLFYNTPARRKYLSKERTEFSHISRVTGRYALANPDVAISLSHDGSDVFATSGQGDHKSAIMSVYGREVAESMIEVGADPSGSINHINGFVSDPETTRSTRDYLATYINDRYVESDTLQSAIVDAYNGQLAASRYPFAILFVDLPSNEVDINVHPRKLAVRYEHESEVRDTVKRVVRDALLSEGHIRTSAPRGTSAPDETSIATDNPDLTSSANITESNISPEETKGVSDLSSPESRVHQQTSTEDPKQSSSHSVNIEASSSECEDNNQDTPTTSPEPSDSSHSSDKEPSQGSDSLSDTDSSGSSSRFDLTTQQALTGDDVTDSTFSRLPSLSVLGQFDDSYIVCEDQEGLILIDQHAADERIHYERLREATKDETVTQSLATPVELTLTPDEAAIFDAVSSALAQLGFHTEQDGTTIQVRSVPAIQDHTLSPDVIRELFDAILDDAVDESATLQAMVDEILADMACSPAITANTSLHDGSVRSLLSELDRCENPYECPHGRPTLIRVPTKEIEDRFERDYPGHSSRSE; encoded by the coding sequence GTGTCATCCCCAGACGAAATCCACCAGCTTGATCAGCAAACAGTTGCCCAGATTGCAGCAGGAGAAGTTGTTGAACGTCCAGCGTCAGTTGTCAAAGAACTCATCGAAAATAGCCTTGATGCTGGTGCGACTCAGATAGATGTTGAGGTTGACAACGGTGGAATCGACCGTATTGCTGTTCGTGATGATGGACACGGAATGACCCAATCAGCGGCCAAAGTCGCCGTAAAAGAACACACAACGAGCAAGATTAAATCCGCTGACGAGATTGATTCTGTTGATACACTCGGATTTCGAGGCGAAGCATTACACACAATCGGGGCTGTGTCCCGCATGGAGATAACTACTAAAGCAAAAGGAGAAACCGGAACTCGTATTCAATATACTGGTGGAGAGATTAACACGGTTGAACCTGCTGGCCGTCCTGTTGGAACTACTGTTGAAGTGAGTGATCTATTTTATAATACACCTGCCCGTCGTAAGTATTTATCCAAAGAACGTACCGAGTTTTCTCACATTTCACGAGTTACTGGTCGGTATGCACTTGCCAATCCCGACGTTGCGATTTCTCTTAGTCACGATGGCTCGGATGTTTTTGCCACCTCCGGACAAGGTGATCACAAATCTGCAATTATGTCTGTATACGGACGCGAAGTTGCCGAATCGATGATAGAAGTTGGTGCGGACCCCTCTGGATCCATCAACCATATCAATGGGTTTGTCAGCGATCCGGAGACAACACGTTCCACTCGGGACTACCTTGCCACATATATCAATGACCGCTATGTTGAATCCGATACGCTTCAGTCAGCAATTGTTGACGCATATAATGGACAGTTAGCTGCAAGCCGCTACCCTTTTGCTATTCTCTTTGTTGATCTCCCTTCTAATGAAGTTGACATCAATGTCCACCCTCGAAAATTAGCTGTTCGATATGAGCATGAGTCGGAAGTACGCGACACAGTAAAGCGGGTAGTTCGTGACGCTCTTCTCTCTGAGGGGCACATACGAACTTCTGCTCCCCGCGGAACCTCTGCTCCTGATGAGACCAGCATTGCTACTGACAATCCAGACCTTACTTCATCCGCAAATATAACTGAATCAAATATATCTCCAGAGGAAACAAAGGGGGTATCTGATCTCTCTTCCCCAGAATCCCGAGTTCATCAACAAACCTCTACGGAGGACCCGAAACAATCCTCATCCCATTCAGTGAACATCGAAGCATCATCTAGCGAGTGTGAAGATAATAATCAGGACACCCCAACAACTTCACCCGAACCCAGTGACTCTAGTCACTCCTCAGATAAGGAGCCCTCCCAAGGGTCTGATTCATTATCTGATACTGATTCGTCGGGGTCTTCCAGCAGGTTCGATTTAACTACTCAGCAAGCTCTCACTGGAGATGACGTAACTGACAGTACCTTCTCTCGGTTGCCTTCACTTTCTGTTCTTGGCCAATTCGATGATTCGTACATTGTCTGTGAGGACCAAGAAGGTCTCATCCTTATTGATCAGCACGCTGCTGATGAACGTATTCACTACGAACGATTGCGTGAAGCAACAAAGGATGAAACCGTAACCCAGTCTCTCGCTACCCCAGTTGAACTCACCTTGACTCCCGATGAAGCTGCTATTTTCGATGCAGTCTCTTCTGCTCTTGCTCAACTTGGTTTTCATACGGAACAAGATGGAACAACAATTCAAGTTCGAAGTGTTCCGGCTATTCAGGATCATACGCTTTCCCCTGATGTTATCCGTGAACTCTTTGATGCTATCCTTGATGATGCGGTTGATGAATCTGCGACATTACAGGCCATGGTTGACGAGATTCTTGCCGATATGGCCTGCTCTCCAGCTATCACTGCTAATACTTCTTTACATGATGGATCTGTTCGGTCACTACTAAGCGAGCTTGATCGTTGTGAGAACCCCTACGAATGTCCTCATGGGCGACCGACTCTTATACGCGTCCCAACCAAAGAGATTGAAGATCGGTTTGAACGTGATTATCCAGGCCACTCCTCTCGCTCTGAATAG
- a CDS encoding DEAD/DEAH box helicase, with protein MSKQVPDVETLFLHETNRGYSVVPRRNDTRLFRGVLEIKETNAGPRPGKFLIKDGSEETPRNPQEFVDIARMADRIRVSEQTSARGRRQIKHLLDAYQLNAKVVRTCRYCSNAGRYSPITSETAITSGEDQICRSCARKELDRELSYQGEITADARDRLEELLFEVRDLDRITDLLKGHLDPELTKFDTISATVDDIDLVPVPDLDLHPKLSNIITTRFDELLPVQSLSVNNGLLDGNDQLVVSATATGKTLVGELAGIDHVLRNGGKMLFLVPLVALANQKYEDFQEDYGDIVDVTLRVGGSRIRDGGVSFDPDADVIVGTYEGIDHALRVGHDLGDIGTVVIDEVHTLKEEERGHRLDGLISRLKYYCTNNDSNDYSTQWIYLSATVGNPEELAADLQADLIEFEERPVPIERHVTFADGPEKVDIENKLVKREFDTESSKGYRGQTIIFTNSRRRCHEISRRLEYSSAPYHAGLDYKRRKRVEEQFADQDISAVVTTAALAAGVDFPASQVIFDTLAMGIEWLSVQEFEQMLGRAGRPDYHDQGTVYVLVEPDCRYHASMDMTEDEVAFKLLKGEMDPVRPVYSDDAAIEETLANITVGGSAAKYLNDQMVGEIPTKFALGKLLEYDFIDGLETTKLGRAVTEHFLSPKEAFIMLEGIRSKNHPYDIVADIELQDENL; from the coding sequence GTGTCAAAGCAGGTTCCTGATGTTGAAACGCTTTTTCTCCACGAAACAAACCGTGGATACTCCGTTGTTCCCCGACGCAACGATACTCGTCTTTTCCGAGGAGTCCTTGAAATAAAAGAGACCAACGCAGGACCTCGCCCGGGAAAATTCTTAATTAAAGATGGGTCTGAAGAAACCCCGCGTAATCCACAGGAGTTTGTTGATATAGCGCGAATGGCTGATCGAATCCGCGTTTCTGAACAAACCTCTGCGCGCGGGCGGCGGCAAATTAAACACCTTCTTGATGCGTACCAGCTCAATGCAAAAGTTGTCCGAACATGTCGATACTGCTCTAACGCTGGTCGTTATTCGCCAATCACTTCAGAAACTGCAATTACATCTGGTGAAGACCAGATATGCCGTTCATGCGCTCGTAAAGAGCTTGATAGAGAACTATCATACCAAGGAGAAATTACTGCCGACGCAAGAGACCGTCTTGAAGAGCTGCTTTTTGAAGTCCGAGACCTTGATCGTATTACTGATCTACTGAAAGGCCATCTCGATCCTGAACTGACAAAATTCGATACGATTTCTGCAACTGTCGATGATATTGATCTAGTTCCTGTTCCTGATCTTGACCTCCATCCGAAGCTATCTAATATTATTACAACCAGATTTGATGAATTGCTCCCTGTTCAGAGTCTCTCTGTCAATAATGGTCTCCTCGATGGTAATGACCAACTGGTTGTTAGTGCAACAGCAACTGGAAAAACTCTGGTCGGAGAGCTGGCCGGTATTGATCATGTCCTTCGTAATGGGGGAAAAATGCTTTTTCTTGTCCCTCTCGTTGCGCTTGCAAATCAAAAATACGAAGATTTCCAAGAAGACTATGGTGATATCGTTGATGTGACACTTCGTGTTGGTGGAAGTCGAATTCGGGACGGCGGCGTAAGCTTTGACCCTGACGCTGATGTTATTGTCGGAACATACGAAGGAATTGATCACGCGCTTCGCGTTGGTCATGATCTTGGTGACATTGGTACAGTCGTTATTGATGAGGTTCACACTCTTAAAGAGGAAGAACGCGGCCATCGACTTGATGGCCTAATCTCACGACTCAAATACTACTGTACGAATAATGACTCTAATGATTACTCCACTCAGTGGATTTATCTTTCAGCAACTGTCGGTAACCCTGAAGAGCTTGCTGCTGATCTCCAAGCTGACCTGATTGAGTTTGAGGAGCGCCCTGTTCCAATTGAACGCCATGTTACCTTTGCTGACGGTCCAGAAAAAGTGGATATTGAGAACAAACTAGTCAAAAGGGAATTTGATACAGAGTCATCAAAAGGCTATCGGGGGCAGACGATTATTTTCACAAACTCCCGACGACGCTGCCATGAGATCTCCCGACGGCTTGAATATAGTTCTGCTCCGTATCATGCTGGCCTTGATTACAAGCGACGGAAACGTGTAGAAGAACAGTTTGCCGATCAAGATATTTCCGCTGTTGTCACTACTGCCGCCCTTGCGGCTGGTGTTGACTTCCCAGCCTCGCAAGTGATCTTTGACACGCTTGCCATGGGCATTGAATGGTTATCTGTTCAGGAGTTTGAGCAAATGCTTGGTCGAGCTGGCCGTCCTGATTACCATGATCAAGGAACTGTCTATGTACTTGTTGAACCGGACTGTCGCTACCACGCAAGTATGGACATGACTGAGGATGAGGTCGCATTCAAATTGCTCAAAGGTGAGATGGATCCAGTTCGTCCGGTTTACAGCGATGACGCTGCCATCGAAGAAACCTTAGCTAATATCACTGTTGGCGGATCAGCAGCGAAGTATCTCAATGACCAGATGGTGGGTGAAATCCCGACAAAATTCGCTCTTGGCAAACTTCTTGAATATGACTTTATCGACGGTCTGGAAACTACTAAACTTGGCCGAGCTGTTACCGAACACTTCCTTTCACCAAAAGAGGCGTTCATTATGCTCGAAGGCATTCGTAGCAAGAATCATCCATATGATATTGTTGCTGATATTGAACTTCAAGACGAGAATCTCTGA
- the hisE gene encoding phosphoribosyl-ATP diphosphatase — MSDNVIDELFAIIEDRKENLPEDSYTASLFEHDRGQNAALEKLGEETTELILAAKDKDEDEIAHEAADIVYHLLVILAYHDMTLDDLRAELEERR; from the coding sequence ATGTCTGATAACGTCATAGACGAGCTATTCGCCATTATCGAGGATCGCAAGGAAAATCTTCCGGAGGACTCATATACAGCGTCACTTTTCGAACATGATCGCGGCCAGAACGCCGCTTTAGAAAAACTGGGAGAAGAAACAACTGAGCTTATTCTTGCTGCCAAAGACAAGGATGAAGATGAAATCGCGCACGAAGCAGCCGACATCGTCTACCATCTACTTGTTATATTAGCGTACCATGATATGACGCTTGACGACTTACGTGCTGAACTTGAAGAACGCCGATAA
- a CDS encoding CheF family chemotaxis protein, translating to MSREERKLLDTSGKFLQVVKNGRRREQAAWLPGRILISTQRIVLVSNEGKRTIPLSSISDIGGRYDVNQTIARVSDYTAIKFGERGKQVVLVNVPDDEVDIETSLHSALLNHRQMLVQHPAVEGGVVQSVEWVVGHLKVEPDTVNIALKDGTFIEIDLDDISEFSTTEQTVRDESRPVLKVSHTNQDGTSVETHISGDERRCSFLTSIFREGDERSQIGVDLEYSEQKVLMALHSGVSPFEIPEFVDMDADRVEEIYERLIELGVLEEIRKRREVKLTARGRKVASGAIESE from the coding sequence ATGAGCCGGGAGGAACGGAAGCTGCTGGACACCTCGGGAAAATTTTTACAGGTGGTCAAAAATGGCCGTCGCCGCGAACAGGCGGCTTGGCTTCCCGGTAGAATCCTTATCTCTACCCAGAGAATTGTCCTTGTCTCAAATGAAGGCAAGCGTACTATTCCACTTTCCTCAATCTCTGACATTGGCGGTAGATACGATGTCAACCAAACTATTGCACGTGTTTCTGATTACACAGCAATCAAGTTCGGTGAGCGGGGTAAACAGGTTGTGTTAGTCAATGTCCCCGACGACGAAGTTGATATAGAGACTTCGCTACACAGTGCTTTACTCAACCATCGGCAAATGCTCGTACAACACCCAGCTGTTGAGGGGGGAGTTGTACAGAGTGTTGAGTGGGTTGTTGGCCATCTTAAAGTAGAACCAGATACTGTCAATATTGCTCTCAAGGACGGAACGTTCATTGAAATTGATCTAGACGACATCTCTGAATTTTCCACTACAGAACAAACTGTTCGAGATGAATCCCGACCTGTTCTCAAAGTCAGTCATACAAACCAAGATGGTACCTCTGTTGAAACCCATATATCTGGGGACGAACGTAGGTGTTCTTTCCTTACTTCTATCTTCCGGGAAGGGGATGAACGAAGTCAAATCGGCGTAGACTTAGAATACTCAGAACAGAAGGTGCTCATGGCTTTACATTCTGGTGTCTCCCCGTTTGAAATACCTGAGTTTGTTGACATGGATGCTGACAGAGTGGAAGAGATATATGAACGTCTCATTGAGTTGGGTGTGCTTGAGGAGATTCGCAAACGACGTGAGGTTAAGCTGACGGCCCGTGGCCGCAAGGTCGCTTCTGGTGCTATTGAGTCAGAATGA
- a CDS encoding CheF family chemotaxis protein: MSESVIADFRAEAIYADTYRMDPEPCRVILSQKRLVVVSDEQRRQIPLGDVFEVIVSKIPPDLSEFFSQTVLVGYISNQNRRTVLIKGDHERIDQFAMFLYKATLQGRTATVKHPARVGGRLTDEQYRDAEIQLYEDSVRFSGQNIDFTINLSAIVDISYIDREIEGDSQPVLSVQHMSDNQSVTTEISHTSVRKLNILARYLRLRYFQLENELERIDVDNQETEVLIALYSGGKLDQLQELLDINDQQVEELLAQMEEKGLLSGTDNPKLTSWGQLIVADRIDDINI, encoded by the coding sequence ATGTCCGAGTCTGTAATTGCTGACTTTCGTGCAGAAGCTATCTATGCCGATACATATCGGATGGATCCGGAGCCATGTCGGGTAATTCTGAGCCAGAAGCGACTAGTCGTCGTCTCGGACGAACAACGGCGGCAAATCCCGTTAGGTGACGTTTTTGAAGTTATTGTGAGTAAAATCCCACCAGATCTCTCTGAGTTTTTCAGTCAGACAGTATTGGTCGGTTATATCAGCAACCAAAACCGAAGGACAGTGCTGATAAAAGGTGATCATGAGCGAATCGATCAATTTGCAATGTTCCTGTACAAAGCAACATTACAGGGACGAACAGCAACAGTAAAACACCCGGCTCGCGTGGGAGGTCGGCTTACTGATGAACAGTATCGAGACGCTGAAATACAACTGTATGAGGATTCGGTTAGGTTCAGTGGACAAAATATAGACTTTACAATTAACCTATCTGCAATCGTCGATATCTCATATATTGACCGAGAAATCGAAGGAGATTCTCAGCCTGTCCTCTCTGTGCAGCATATGTCAGACAATCAATCAGTTACGACAGAAATATCACACACTTCGGTAAGAAAGCTAAATATCTTAGCTAGATATCTACGGCTACGCTATTTTCAGCTTGAAAATGAGCTTGAGCGGATTGATGTTGATAATCAAGAAACAGAAGTGCTGATAGCATTATATTCGGGTGGCAAACTTGATCAACTTCAAGAATTACTCGACATAAACGACCAACAAGTCGAAGAGTTGCTTGCTCAGATGGAAGAAAAAGGTCTACTTTCAGGCACAGATAATCCAAAGCTCACGTCATGGGGACAATTGATCGTTGCCGACAGAATTGACGATATTAACATTTAG
- a CDS encoding FlaD/FlaE family flagellar protein: MPNDALLLAAAEVVLNNWELAPLLAIPSFVALGVLDGIFNSDTESDTEGTDADDLFDETPDDTEDDLNDDLFDGEGFDDQEFEEGAGESELEARVDQLEEELSSLSSTVSTVRTENEQISESVDEIEENVRKLLDIYKMVTKGVNPFVDEQGGSISAEIDDESLGIFGDDDTDAETEELDEDVMEAEAEEFFADDFEESDFDDGDGVDDSDIESDDSNPPEDDVEFEALDESADPMDSNESDDAQSFDDLKEEYESDDPEFEELDETDESDLHSEPTDDHQLTESTSSDGEAMMELDSEMDTSDQPSSMAASPSDQIENQSTQKSTIKAEKPYLDELPAGYTEDLIVLEWIEFLIEESSPAAAQNALTYYERIGWIGPRAADQLRSFLDGHPDVDGSIDANTAPETLSTDHHSRSLQYIARLDGTILDSWSERSRKRWLHR, translated from the coding sequence GTGCCCAACGATGCCCTCCTACTTGCTGCCGCTGAGGTGGTTCTCAACAATTGGGAACTGGCTCCCCTTCTTGCAATTCCGTCTTTCGTAGCCTTGGGTGTGCTTGACGGCATTTTCAACAGCGACACTGAATCTGACACCGAAGGAACTGACGCTGATGATCTCTTCGATGAGACACCTGATGACACAGAAGATGATCTTAATGATGACTTGTTTGACGGCGAAGGCTTTGATGATCAAGAATTTGAGGAAGGTGCGGGCGAATCTGAACTGGAAGCTCGAGTTGATCAACTTGAGGAAGAACTGTCTAGCCTCTCCTCGACTGTATCGACTGTTCGTACTGAAAACGAGCAGATAAGTGAAAGTGTTGATGAAATCGAAGAAAATGTTCGGAAATTGCTTGATATCTATAAGATGGTCACTAAGGGGGTCAATCCCTTTGTTGACGAACAGGGCGGCAGTATATCCGCAGAAATCGATGATGAATCGCTTGGTATCTTCGGCGACGATGATACCGATGCTGAGACCGAAGAACTAGATGAAGACGTAATGGAAGCTGAGGCAGAGGAATTCTTTGCTGATGACTTTGAAGAGAGCGACTTTGATGATGGAGACGGTGTTGATGATTCTGACATAGAATCTGATGACTCGAATCCCCCTGAAGATGATGTTGAGTTTGAAGCTCTTGACGAGTCGGCAGATCCAATGGACAGCAACGAGTCAGATGATGCACAGAGCTTTGACGATCTCAAAGAAGAATATGAGTCTGATGACCCGGAATTCGAAGAGCTTGATGAAACTGACGAGTCTGACTTACACTCTGAACCAACAGATGATCATCAACTAACTGAATCAACTTCATCAGACGGTGAAGCAATGATGGAGTTGGACTCCGAGATGGACACATCAGACCAACCATCTTCAATGGCTGCTTCCCCTTCAGATCAGATTGAAAACCAAAGCACACAAAAATCCACCATCAAAGCAGAAAAGCCGTACCTTGATGAACTTCCAGCTGGATATACAGAGGACCTGATTGTGCTTGAATGGATTGAGTTCTTAATCGAAGAGAGTAGTCCAGCGGCTGCACAAAATGCTCTTACGTACTACGAACGTATCGGATGGATTGGACCTCGAGCTGCTGATCAACTTCGATCATTCCTCGATGGTCATCCAGATGTTGATGGATCTATTGACGCAAATACGGCGCCAGAAACGCTTTCGACGGATCACCACTCTCGGAGCCTACAATATATTGCCCGGCTTGATGGTACGATACTAGATTCGTGGAGTGAAAGAAGCCGTAAACGATGGCTTCATCGATAA
- the cheY gene encoding chemotaxis protein CheY, which translates to MVDVLIVDDSDFMRNLLREILEEKHNVLDEAENGVEAVEKFKEHDPDIVMMDIAMPIQDGIEATEEIKNLDPASNIIMCTSVEQEEMMKEAIKAGADGYITKPFQKPNVLEAISDTV; encoded by the coding sequence ATGGTTGATGTCCTGATTGTGGACGATTCTGATTTCATGCGGAATCTCCTCCGTGAAATTCTTGAAGAAAAGCATAATGTCCTTGATGAAGCAGAAAACGGAGTTGAAGCAGTTGAGAAATTCAAAGAACATGATCCAGATATTGTAATGATGGACATTGCAATGCCAATTCAAGATGGAATTGAGGCAACAGAAGAGATCAAAAATCTGGACCCTGCGTCTAACATAATTATGTGCACCTCCGTTGAGCAAGAAGAAATGATGAAAGAGGCGATCAAGGCTGGTGCTGATGGCTATATTACAAAACCATTCCAGAAACCTAACGTCCTCGAAGCAATCTCTGACACGGTCTAA